Proteins from one Pseudomonas grandcourensis genomic window:
- the lptE gene encoding LPS assembly lipoprotein LptE, with product MIKRNLLVMGLAVLLSACGFQLRGTGTNELAIKELDLSARNAYGPTVTQLRQVLIGSGVKVYNGAPYKLVLTNEQETQRILSYAGAGRAGEYQVTTVLNYDIRGRGDLALLSDKIEVQKIYMHDGNNLVGSDQEAETARTEGRREMVQRMMLRLEQLSPTQLNKLQQTAEARAKADAAALEAAKKAEADTPRQSPVELPQQ from the coding sequence ATGATCAAACGCAATCTGCTGGTGATGGGCCTCGCGGTTTTGCTGAGCGCCTGCGGTTTCCAGCTGCGCGGCACCGGCACCAATGAACTGGCGATCAAGGAACTCGACCTGAGCGCCCGTAACGCTTATGGCCCAACCGTTACCCAGTTGCGTCAGGTACTGATTGGCAGCGGCGTCAAGGTCTATAACGGCGCCCCTTACAAGCTGGTGCTGACCAATGAGCAGGAAACCCAGCGTATCCTCAGTTACGCAGGTGCCGGTCGTGCCGGCGAGTACCAGGTCACCACCGTGCTGAACTACGACATCCGTGGTCGCGGTGATCTGGCACTGCTGAGCGACAAAATCGAAGTGCAGAAAATCTACATGCACGACGGCAACAACCTGGTCGGATCTGACCAGGAAGCTGAAACGGCCCGCACAGAAGGCCGCCGGGAGATGGTCCAGCGCATGATGCTGCGCCTGGAACAACTGAGCCCGACCCAACTGAACAAGTTGCAGCAGACTGCCGAAGCCAGGGCCAAGGCTGATGCCGCAGCACTGGAAGCGGCAAAGAAGGCTGAAGCGGATACCCCGCGTCAGTCGCCTGTCGAACTGCCGCAGCAGTAA
- the leuS gene encoding leucine--tRNA ligase, translated as MHEQYQPREIEAAAQSFWDEQKSFEVSEQPGKETYYCLSMFPYPSGKLHMGHVRNYTIGDVISRYQRMQGKNVLQPMGWDAFGMPAENAAMKNNVAPAKWTYENIAYMKSQLRSLGLAVDWSREVTTCKPDYYRWEQWLFTRLFEKGVIYKKSGTVNWDPVDQTVLANEQVIDGRGWRSGALIEKREIPMYYFKITAYADELLESLDELTGWPEQVKTMQRNWIGKSRGMEVQFPYNVDSIGEAGALKVFTTRPDTLMGATYVAVAAEHHLATLAAQNNPELQAFIAECKGGSVAEADVATQEKKGLPTGLFVEHPLTGEKLPVWVANYVLMHYGDGAVMAVPAHDERDFEFAHKYNLPIKSVVRTSSGDSNPAPWQDAYGEHGTLINSGEFDGLDFAGAFDAIEVALIKKELGASRTQFRLRDWGISRQRYWGCPIPIIHCNTCGDVPVPEDQLPVVLPEDVVPDGAGSPLARMPEFYECSCPKCGQPAKRETDTMDTFVESSWYYARYASPHFEGGLVEKSAADHWLPVDQYIGGIEHAILHLLYARFFHKLMRDEGLVSSNEPFKNLLTQGMVIAETYYRREANGAYTWFNPADVELERDSKAKVISAKLKSDGLPVEIGGTEKMAKSKNNGVDPQSMIDQFGADTCRLFMMFASPPDMSAEWSDSGVEGSHRFLKRVWRLAQAHVTQGLPGKLDVAGLNDEQKAVRRSIHLAIKQASQDVGQNHKFNTAIAQVMTLMNVLEKAAQGTEQDRALVQEGLEAVTLLLAPITPHISHELWNRLGHAEPVIDAGWPVVDDSALVQDSLQLVIQVNGKLRGHIEMPASASREEVEAAARANENVLRFVDGLTIRKVIVVPGKLVNIVAS; from the coding sequence ATGCACGAACAATATCAGCCCCGTGAAATCGAAGCCGCCGCCCAGTCGTTCTGGGACGAGCAAAAGTCCTTTGAAGTCAGTGAACAGCCAGGCAAGGAGACTTACTACTGCCTGTCGATGTTCCCTTACCCCAGCGGCAAGCTACACATGGGGCACGTGCGCAACTACACCATCGGCGACGTGATCTCCCGCTACCAGCGCATGCAAGGCAAGAACGTTCTGCAACCCATGGGTTGGGACGCCTTCGGCATGCCGGCGGAAAACGCCGCGATGAAGAACAACGTAGCGCCCGCCAAGTGGACCTACGAAAACATCGCCTACATGAAGTCCCAGCTGCGTAGCCTGGGCCTAGCGGTGGACTGGTCGCGCGAAGTGACCACCTGCAAGCCGGATTACTATCGCTGGGAACAATGGCTGTTTACTCGCCTGTTCGAAAAAGGCGTGATTTACAAAAAAAGCGGCACCGTGAACTGGGACCCGGTCGACCAGACCGTCCTGGCCAACGAACAGGTGATCGACGGTCGCGGCTGGCGCTCCGGCGCTCTGATCGAAAAGCGCGAAATCCCGATGTACTACTTCAAGATCACCGCCTACGCGGATGAGCTGCTGGAGAGCCTCGACGAACTGACTGGCTGGCCCGAACAGGTCAAGACCATGCAGCGCAACTGGATCGGCAAATCCCGCGGCATGGAAGTGCAGTTCCCGTACAACGTCGACTCCATTGGCGAAGCCGGCGCGCTGAAAGTCTTCACCACCCGTCCGGACACCCTGATGGGCGCAACCTACGTTGCCGTGGCCGCCGAACACCACCTGGCCACCTTGGCCGCACAGAACAATCCCGAGCTGCAAGCGTTCATCGCTGAATGCAAGGGCGGCAGCGTGGCCGAAGCCGACGTCGCCACCCAGGAGAAAAAAGGCCTGCCAACCGGCCTGTTCGTCGAGCACCCGCTGACCGGCGAAAAACTGCCGGTCTGGGTCGCCAACTATGTGCTGATGCACTACGGCGACGGCGCGGTGATGGCGGTTCCGGCCCACGACGAGCGCGATTTCGAATTCGCCCACAAGTACAACCTGCCGATCAAATCCGTGGTGCGCACCAGTTCCGGTGACAGCAACCCGGCGCCATGGCAAGACGCCTACGGCGAGCACGGCACGCTGATCAATTCCGGTGAGTTCGACGGCCTCGACTTCGCGGGCGCCTTCGACGCTATCGAGGTCGCACTGATCAAGAAAGAACTGGGCGCCTCGCGTACCCAGTTCCGCCTGCGCGACTGGGGCATCAGCCGCCAGCGTTACTGGGGCTGCCCGATCCCGATCATCCACTGCAACACTTGCGGTGACGTGCCGGTACCGGAGGATCAACTGCCTGTCGTGCTGCCGGAAGACGTCGTACCCGACGGCGCCGGCTCGCCACTGGCGCGCATGCCCGAGTTCTACGAGTGCAGCTGCCCTAAATGCGGCCAGCCTGCCAAGCGTGAAACCGACACCATGGACACCTTTGTCGAGTCCTCGTGGTACTACGCCCGCTATGCCTCGCCGCACTTTGAAGGTGGCCTGGTGGAAAAATCGGCGGCCGACCACTGGCTGCCGGTGGATCAGTACATCGGCGGTATCGAACACGCGATTCTTCACCTGCTCTACGCGCGTTTCTTCCACAAGCTGATGCGCGACGAAGGCCTGGTGAGTTCCAACGAGCCGTTCAAGAACCTGCTGACCCAGGGCATGGTGATCGCCGAGACTTACTACCGCCGCGAAGCCAATGGCGCTTACACCTGGTTCAACCCGGCGGACGTCGAGCTTGAGCGTGACAGCAAAGCCAAGGTCATCAGCGCCAAATTGAAATCTGACGGCCTGCCGGTGGAAATCGGCGGCACCGAGAAGATGGCCAAGTCGAAGAACAACGGTGTCGACCCACAGTCGATGATCGACCAGTTCGGTGCAGACACCTGCCGCCTGTTCATGATGTTCGCTTCGCCACCTGACATGAGCGCGGAATGGTCCGACTCCGGCGTCGAAGGTTCGCACCGTTTCCTCAAACGCGTCTGGCGCCTGGCTCAAGCCCACGTCACTCAGGGCCTGCCGGGCAAACTGGACGTCGCCGGCCTGAATGACGAGCAGAAAGCCGTTCGTCGCTCGATCCACCTGGCCATCAAGCAGGCCAGCCAGGACGTCGGCCAGAACCACAAATTCAACACCGCCATCGCTCAAGTGATGACGCTGATGAACGTACTGGAAAAAGCCGCGCAAGGCACCGAACAGGATCGCGCGCTGGTTCAGGAAGGCCTGGAAGCCGTGACCCTGCTGCTGGCTCCGATCACGCCGCACATCAGCCACGAGCTGTGGAATCGACTGGGTCACGCTGAACCTGTGATCGACGCCGGTTGGCCGGTGGTGGATGACAGCGCTTTGGTACAGGACAGCCTGCAACTGGTGATTCAGGTCAACGGCAAGCTGCGCGGCCACATCGAAATGCCGGCCAGCGCCAGCCGTGAAGAAGTCGAAGCCGCCGCCCGTGCCAACGAGAACGTGCTGCGCTTCGTCGACGGTCTGACCATTCGTAAAGTGATCGTAGTGCCCGGGAAACTGGTCAATATCGTCGCCAGCTAA
- a CDS encoding lytic murein transglycosylase, translating into MPFCLPRRWHLRQLIAASSLVLLVACAEKPTAADAQPLQTLPVATAPAVVPPVVPTGENLDIQPTQTFAEWQAGFRKDALAAGIRADLFDRAFANVSFDPSVIRADRSQPEFAKPVWEYLDGALSPLRVRKGQSLIDQYADVLQSIEQRYGVDRQALVAVWGMESNFGQFQGNKSVINSLATLAYEGRRPGFAHAQLIAALQILQQGDIEPEKMLGSWAGAMGQTQFIPTTYNTHAVDFDGDGRRDIWGSSADALASTAHYLQSSGWQRGQPWGFEVQLPSGFDYVLADGTIRKSVAEWRQLGVTLPNGGQVPAGSEQLSAALLLPAGYRGPAFLVLDNFRAILKYNNSSSYALGVSLLSERFNGAGLISGTWPKDDLPLSRTERIELQNLLSAQSYDAGTADGIIGANTRKAIRSAQQSFGWPADGYPTHKLLDGLRNR; encoded by the coding sequence ATGCCCTTTTGTCTTCCCCGTCGTTGGCACTTACGCCAATTGATCGCAGCCTCCAGCCTTGTTTTGCTTGTCGCCTGTGCGGAAAAACCGACCGCAGCCGACGCTCAGCCGCTTCAGACACTTCCTGTCGCTACCGCCCCGGCGGTTGTTCCGCCTGTGGTTCCGACCGGTGAGAACCTCGACATCCAGCCTACCCAGACCTTTGCCGAATGGCAGGCGGGTTTTCGCAAGGATGCCCTGGCCGCCGGTATCCGCGCCGATCTGTTTGATCGCGCTTTCGCCAATGTCAGCTTCGATCCCAGCGTGATCCGCGCCGACCGCAGCCAACCGGAATTCGCAAAACCGGTGTGGGAATACCTGGACGGCGCCTTGTCGCCGCTGCGGGTACGCAAAGGCCAGTCGCTGATCGACCAGTACGCCGACGTCCTGCAAAGTATCGAGCAGCGCTACGGTGTCGATCGCCAGGCGCTGGTGGCGGTGTGGGGAATGGAAAGCAACTTTGGGCAGTTCCAGGGCAACAAGTCGGTGATCAATTCCCTGGCGACCCTGGCCTACGAAGGCCGCCGTCCCGGCTTCGCCCATGCGCAATTGATCGCGGCCCTGCAAATCCTGCAACAAGGCGATATCGAACCTGAGAAAATGCTCGGATCCTGGGCCGGCGCCATGGGCCAGACCCAGTTCATCCCGACCACCTACAACACCCACGCCGTCGATTTCGACGGCGACGGCCGTCGCGATATCTGGGGCAGCTCGGCCGACGCCCTGGCCTCGACCGCGCACTACCTGCAAAGCTCCGGCTGGCAGAGAGGTCAGCCGTGGGGCTTTGAAGTCCAGCTGCCGAGCGGTTTCGACTACGTACTGGCCGACGGCACGATTCGCAAGAGTGTCGCCGAGTGGCGCCAACTCGGTGTTACGCTGCCCAACGGTGGCCAGGTCCCGGCAGGCTCCGAGCAATTGTCAGCGGCCCTGTTGCTACCGGCCGGTTACCGTGGCCCGGCCTTCCTGGTGCTCGACAACTTCCGTGCGATTCTCAAGTACAACAACTCGTCGTCCTACGCCTTGGGGGTGAGCCTGTTGTCGGAGCGCTTCAACGGCGCAGGCCTGATCAGCGGTACGTGGCCAAAGGATGACCTGCCTCTGAGCCGTACCGAGCGGATCGAGCTGCAGAACCTGCTCAGCGCACAAAGCTATGACGCCGGCACCGCCGACGGGATCATCGGTGCCAACACCCGCAAGGCGATCCGCAGCGCCCAGCAGTCGTTTGGCTGGCCGGCGGACGGGTATCCGACGCACAAGTTGCTGGATGGACTGCGTAACCGCTAA
- the lipB gene encoding lipoyl(octanoyl) transferase LipB, with amino-acid sequence MSGVLGFRELGQMAYEPVWHAMQRFTNERGSDAADEIWLVEHPAVFTQGQAGKAEHLLLPGDIPVVQVDRGGQVTYHGPGQLVAYLLLDVRKLGFGVRDLVSRMEQCLIELLASYGVTAVAKPDAPGVYVNGAKIASLGLRIRHGCSFHGLALNVDMNLEPFRRINPCGYAGLAMTQLSDHAGSIEFAEVSARLRAQLVKHLDYAEQTTLTGGID; translated from the coding sequence ATGTCCGGTGTGCTGGGCTTTCGCGAGCTCGGCCAGATGGCTTACGAGCCGGTCTGGCATGCCATGCAACGCTTCACCAACGAACGCGGCAGCGATGCCGCCGACGAGATCTGGCTGGTGGAACACCCTGCGGTGTTCACCCAGGGGCAGGCTGGCAAGGCCGAACATCTGCTGCTTCCTGGTGATATTCCGGTGGTGCAGGTCGACCGTGGTGGTCAGGTGACCTACCACGGTCCCGGCCAGCTGGTGGCTTATCTGCTGCTGGACGTGCGCAAGCTCGGGTTTGGCGTGCGCGATCTGGTCAGCCGGATGGAGCAATGCCTGATCGAGCTGCTGGCCAGTTACGGTGTCACCGCCGTGGCCAAGCCCGATGCACCGGGTGTCTACGTCAACGGGGCGAAAATCGCTTCCCTGGGTCTACGGATCCGCCACGGTTGTTCCTTTCATGGCCTGGCCTTGAACGTGGACATGAACCTGGAACCGTTTCGACGGATTAATCCCTGCGGCTATGCCGGGCTGGCGATGACCCAGCTGAGCGATCACGCAGGATCGATTGAATTTGCCGAGGTAAGTGCCCGGCTGCGCGCGCAGCTCGTCAAACACCTCGACTATGCTGAGCAGACGACCCTGACGGGCGGAATCGACTGA
- the arfA gene encoding alternative ribosome rescue factor ArfA — MSKKPSKHGPNKAKSIIAQPLFRSRQERPAKGKGSYRREAFQSDSWGASYFLAA, encoded by the coding sequence ATGAGCAAAAAGCCGTCGAAACACGGCCCCAACAAGGCCAAATCCATCATCGCCCAGCCATTGTTCCGCAGCCGTCAGGAACGCCCGGCCAAGGGCAAAGGCAGTTACCGCCGCGAAGCCTTCCAGTCTGACAGCTGGGGGGCTTCTTACTTTCTGGCTGCGTAA
- a CDS encoding LD-carboxypeptidase encodes MTARPTHTLCPHAPVPALPSEGMIGVIAPAGPAPLDTDKAVQWMRARGYSLKVFPGVYEKNGYLAGSDEVRLGDLHAAFADSEVDAIICLRGGYGTPRLLDRIDFDLLRDNAKPFVGYSDITALHLAISRFAGFVTFHGPMLNADLLGDKQIPTESSFFNMLRGQVRAGTVLAHPVAYPLTTIEPGVAHGRLLGGNLAMIAATMGTPYEIDAEGAILLIEDINEPLYRIDRLLTHLRLAGTLHKLRGVLVGDVAGVEVAALDRLLKQTFEPLKIPVLSGWRSGHCDPNLTLPMGALVRLDAGNKELVLEQDVVIR; translated from the coding sequence ATGACCGCTCGACCGACCCACACCCTTTGCCCTCATGCTCCCGTCCCGGCACTGCCGTCGGAAGGCATGATCGGCGTCATCGCACCCGCTGGCCCAGCCCCGCTGGACACCGACAAGGCGGTGCAATGGATGCGTGCCCGGGGTTACTCACTGAAAGTGTTTCCCGGGGTCTACGAAAAAAACGGCTACCTGGCCGGTAGCGACGAAGTGCGACTTGGCGACCTGCATGCAGCGTTCGCCGACAGCGAGGTGGATGCCATCATCTGCCTGCGCGGTGGTTACGGCACGCCGCGGCTGCTCGACCGCATCGATTTTGATTTGCTGCGTGACAACGCCAAGCCGTTCGTCGGCTACAGCGACATCACCGCGCTGCATTTGGCGATCAGTCGTTTTGCCGGCTTCGTGACCTTTCATGGTCCGATGCTCAATGCCGACCTGCTGGGTGACAAGCAAATACCTACCGAGTCTTCGTTCTTCAACATGCTGCGCGGGCAGGTGAGGGCGGGCACGGTGCTGGCTCATCCGGTGGCTTACCCGTTGACCACGATCGAGCCGGGCGTGGCTCATGGGCGCTTGCTCGGTGGCAATCTGGCAATGATCGCCGCGACCATGGGCACGCCTTACGAGATAGATGCCGAGGGCGCCATTCTGTTGATCGAGGATATCAACGAGCCGCTGTATCGCATCGACCGGTTGCTCACCCATCTGCGGCTGGCAGGCACGTTGCACAAGCTGCGCGGCGTGTTGGTCGGGGATGTGGCGGGGGTTGAGGTGGCAGCGCTGGACAGGTTGCTCAAGCAGACCTTCGAGCCATTGAAGATTCCGGTGCTGTCCGGGTGGCGCAGTGGGCATTGCGATCCGAACCTGACATTGCCTATGGGGGCGTTGGTGCGCTTGGATGCCGGGAACAAGGAATTGGTGCTGGAGCAGGATGTGGTAATCAGGTAA
- the lnt gene encoding apolipoprotein N-acyltransferase: MRWTTRPGWPGNLLAVAAGAITTLALAPFDIWLLALLAVGLFYAGLRELSPRQALGRGWCFGFGLFGAGTSWIYYSIHHFGGASVLLAGFLMLLFTAAIAWFFALPAWIWARWLRRNEAPLADALAFAALWVGQEAFRGWFLTGFPWLYSGYSQLDGPLAGLAPIGGMWLISFTLALTAALIYNGLRLVRTGRKGFIAAGALLLVGPWLLGMALKHHAWTSPSGPPLSVAAIQGNIEQSMKWDPAQLNAQLALYRDMSFSSRRVDLLIWPETAIPVLKESAEGYLNMMGNFAAERKSALITGVPVRMEVRHEKRFFNGITVTGEGDGTYLKQKLVPFGEYVPLEDVLRGLIAFFDLPMSDFARGPADQPLLQAKGYQIAPFICYEVVYPEFAASLAARSDLLLTISNDTWFGTSIGPLQHLQMAQMRALEAGRWMIRATNNGVSGLINPFGQITDQIPQFERGILYGEVVPMHNLTPYLEWRSWPLLILCVLLFGWALIASRMAKTV; this comes from the coding sequence ATGCGCTGGACAACCCGCCCCGGCTGGCCCGGTAACCTGCTGGCCGTGGCGGCCGGTGCAATCACCACACTGGCCCTGGCGCCGTTCGATATCTGGCTACTGGCACTGCTCGCCGTCGGCCTGTTCTATGCCGGCCTGCGCGAGCTGAGCCCACGTCAGGCACTGGGTCGCGGCTGGTGTTTCGGTTTCGGCCTGTTCGGTGCCGGCACCAGCTGGATCTACTACAGCATTCACCACTTCGGCGGCGCGTCGGTATTGCTCGCCGGTTTCCTGATGCTGCTCTTCACCGCGGCGATTGCCTGGTTCTTTGCCCTGCCCGCCTGGATCTGGGCGCGCTGGCTGCGCCGAAATGAAGCGCCGCTGGCCGATGCCTTGGCCTTCGCGGCGCTGTGGGTCGGCCAGGAAGCCTTCCGCGGCTGGTTCCTGACAGGTTTCCCGTGGTTGTATTCCGGTTACAGCCAGCTCGATGGCCCGCTGGCCGGGCTCGCCCCCATCGGCGGGATGTGGCTGATCTCCTTCACCCTGGCCCTGACGGCCGCCTTGATCTACAACGGCTTGCGCCTGGTTCGCACAGGGCGCAAAGGCTTCATCGCTGCCGGTGCATTGCTGCTGGTCGGGCCATGGCTGCTCGGCATGGCCCTCAAACATCATGCCTGGACCAGCCCGTCGGGCCCGCCACTGAGCGTCGCCGCCATTCAGGGCAACATCGAACAAAGCATGAAGTGGGACCCGGCGCAGCTCAACGCGCAACTGGCGCTATACCGCGACATGAGCTTCAGCTCCAGGCGCGTCGATCTTCTCATCTGGCCGGAAACGGCGATCCCGGTGCTCAAGGAGTCCGCCGAGGGCTACCTGAACATGATGGGCAACTTCGCGGCCGAACGTAAATCGGCGTTGATTACCGGTGTCCCGGTCCGCATGGAGGTACGCCACGAGAAGCGCTTCTTCAATGGCATCACCGTTACCGGTGAGGGCGACGGCACTTACCTCAAGCAAAAACTGGTGCCGTTTGGGGAATATGTTCCGCTGGAAGATGTGCTGCGCGGGCTGATCGCCTTCTTCGACCTGCCGATGTCGGACTTTGCCCGCGGCCCGGCCGACCAGCCTCTGCTGCAAGCCAAGGGTTACCAGATCGCGCCGTTCATCTGTTATGAAGTGGTGTACCCGGAATTCGCCGCCAGCCTTGCCGCCCGCAGCGACCTGTTGCTGACCATCAGCAACGACACCTGGTTCGGCACCTCCATCGGCCCGCTGCAGCACCTGCAGATGGCGCAGATGCGTGCGCTGGAGGCCGGCCGCTGGATGATCCGCGCCACCAACAACGGCGTATCCGGCCTGATCAACCCGTTCGGTCAGATTACCGATCAGATCCCGCAGTTCGAACGCGGCATCCTGTATGGCGAAGTGGTGCCGATGCACAACCTCACACCGTACCTGGAATGGCGCTCGTGGCCGTTGCTCATTCTCTGCGTGTTGTTGTTTGGCTGGGCGCTGATTGCGAGCCGGATGGCCAAGACTGTCTGA
- a CDS encoding YdcF family protein — MPFRYFLKQLLLPPGILLLLLLLAWWLRRSRPRLAGVCFALGLGGLWLMSLPVVVQWSAGLLEREPPLARDEWALLGQRADAIVVLGSGRERGDIAWGGDQPTGIGLERQRYAARLAKASGLPVLTSGGLHYGTPPSEAQMMADSLRDDFGVTVRWQEGRSRTTWENARFSAEVLLPQGVRRVVLVTHAGHMPRAVWSFRKAGFEVVPAPVGFLGGDNARPLGGWMPEFKAIWQNGQLMNEAVGQIGYSLFYR, encoded by the coding sequence ATGCCTTTTCGTTATTTTTTAAAACAACTTCTTTTGCCCCCCGGCATTCTATTGCTGCTGCTTTTGCTCGCCTGGTGGTTGCGCCGCTCAAGGCCAAGGCTTGCCGGTGTGTGCTTTGCACTGGGGCTGGGTGGCCTTTGGCTGATGAGCCTGCCGGTGGTGGTGCAGTGGAGTGCCGGCCTGCTCGAACGTGAGCCACCGCTGGCCCGCGACGAATGGGCACTGCTGGGGCAGCGCGCGGACGCCATCGTGGTCCTTGGTTCCGGGCGCGAACGCGGTGATATTGCCTGGGGGGGCGACCAGCCCACGGGTATCGGCCTGGAGCGCCAGCGCTATGCCGCGCGGCTGGCCAAGGCGTCCGGCCTGCCGGTACTGACCAGCGGCGGCTTGCATTACGGCACTCCGCCAAGCGAAGCGCAGATGATGGCTGACTCCTTGCGCGACGACTTTGGCGTGACCGTGCGCTGGCAGGAAGGGCGCAGCCGCACGACCTGGGAAAATGCCCGGTTCAGCGCCGAGGTGTTGCTGCCACAGGGCGTCAGGCGTGTGGTGCTCGTGACTCATGCCGGGCATATGCCGCGAGCGGTCTGGAGTTTCCGCAAGGCCGGGTTTGAGGTGGTGCCGGCGCCGGTAGGGTTTCTGGGCGGCGACAATGCACGGCCACTGGGTGGCTGGATGCCGGAGTTCAAGGCGATCTGGCAGAACGGGCAGTTGATGAACGAGGCGGTGGGGCAGATCGGTTATTCGCTTTTCTATCGCTGA
- the holA gene encoding DNA polymerase III subunit delta: protein MKLAPAQLAKHLQGALAPVYIISGDDPLLCQEAADAVRAAARQQGFDERQVFAADASFDWGTLLQAGASMSLFAEKRLLELRLPSGKPGDKGAAALIEYCSRPADDTILLISLPKLDGSAQKTKWGKALVEGQQTQFVQIWPVDVAQLPNWIRQRLSQAGLSASQDAVELIAARVEGNLLAAAQEIEKLKLMAEGGQITVETVQAAVADSARFDVFGLTDAVLNGEAAHALRMLEGLRGEGVEPPVILWALARELRLLANISLQYSQGTPLDKAFSQAKPPVWDKRKPLMSKALQRYSAQRWAQLLLEAQRIDAQIKGQAAGSPWMSLSRLTLLMAGQRLTLPAE, encoded by the coding sequence ATGAAGCTCGCCCCCGCCCAACTCGCCAAACACCTGCAAGGCGCCCTTGCGCCGGTCTATATCATCAGCGGCGATGACCCGTTGTTGTGCCAGGAGGCGGCCGACGCTGTTCGCGCTGCCGCCCGTCAGCAGGGATTCGATGAACGCCAGGTGTTCGCCGCCGACGCCAGTTTCGACTGGGGGACGCTGCTGCAAGCCGGTGCCAGCATGTCGCTGTTCGCCGAAAAGCGCCTGCTGGAACTGCGCCTGCCTTCCGGCAAGCCCGGCGACAAGGGCGCTGCCGCGCTGATCGAGTACTGCTCGCGCCCGGCCGACGACACCATCCTGCTGATCAGCTTGCCAAAGCTCGATGGCAGCGCGCAGAAAACCAAGTGGGGTAAGGCGCTGGTCGAAGGGCAGCAGACCCAGTTCGTGCAGATCTGGCCGGTCGATGTTGCCCAGTTGCCAAACTGGATCCGCCAACGTTTGTCCCAGGCCGGGCTTTCCGCCAGCCAGGACGCCGTTGAACTGATCGCGGCGCGGGTCGAGGGTAATTTGCTGGCTGCTGCCCAGGAAATCGAAAAGCTCAAACTGATGGCCGAAGGCGGTCAGATCACCGTTGAAACCGTGCAGGCTGCGGTGGCCGACAGTGCGCGTTTCGACGTCTTTGGCCTGACCGATGCTGTGCTCAATGGTGAAGCAGCTCACGCCTTGCGCATGCTCGAAGGGTTGCGCGGTGAAGGCGTCGAGCCACCGGTGATTCTCTGGGCCCTGGCCCGGGAGTTGCGCCTGCTGGCCAATATTTCCCTGCAATACAGCCAGGGCACGCCGCTGGACAAGGCCTTCAGCCAGGCCAAACCGCCAGTCTGGGATAAACGTAAACCGCTGATGAGCAAAGCCCTGCAGCGCTACTCGGCCCAACGCTGGGCGCAACTGCTGCTCGAAGCGCAGCGCATTGATGCGCAGATCAAAGGCCAGGCGGCCGGTTCGCCGTGGATGAGCTTGAGTCGGTTGACGTTGTTGATGGCTGGTCAGCGCTTAACCCTGCCCGCTGAGTAA
- the lipA gene encoding lipoyl synthase, with protein MIPTLDVTERPAPRPKVEAGVKLRGAEKVARIPVKIIPTTELPKKPDWIRVRIPISPEVDRIKALLRKHKLHSVCEEASCPNLGECFSGGTATFMIMGDICTRRCPFCDVGHGRPKPLDVNEPESLAIAIADLKLKYVVITSVDRDDLRDGGAQHFADCIREIRKLSPNVQLETLVPDYRGRMDIALQITAAEPPDVFNHNLETVPRLYKAARPGSDYQWSLTLLQRFKQMMPHIPTKSGLMLGLGETDEEVIEVMKRMREHDIDMLTLGQYLQPSRSHLPVQRFVHPDTFAWFAEEGYKMGFKNVASGPLVRSSYHADEQAKLVKAELMSS; from the coding sequence ATGATCCCGACGCTCGATGTCACCGAGCGCCCGGCCCCGCGTCCCAAGGTTGAAGCCGGCGTCAAGCTGCGCGGCGCCGAAAAGGTTGCACGCATCCCGGTAAAGATCATTCCGACCACCGAACTGCCGAAGAAGCCGGACTGGATTCGTGTACGCATCCCGATTTCGCCGGAAGTCGACCGCATCAAGGCCCTGCTGCGCAAACACAAGCTGCACAGCGTCTGCGAAGAGGCATCCTGCCCGAACCTGGGCGAGTGCTTCTCCGGTGGCACCGCGACCTTCATGATCATGGGTGACATCTGCACCCGTCGTTGCCCGTTCTGCGACGTCGGCCACGGCCGTCCGAAGCCACTGGACGTCAACGAGCCGGAAAGCCTGGCCATCGCCATCGCCGACTTGAAACTCAAGTACGTCGTGATCACCTCGGTAGACCGCGACGACCTGCGTGACGGCGGTGCCCAGCACTTTGCCGACTGCATCCGTGAAATCCGCAAGCTGTCGCCGAACGTGCAGCTCGAGACCCTGGTCCCGGACTACCGTGGCCGCATGGACATTGCGCTGCAAATCACCGCTGCCGAGCCGCCGGATGTGTTCAACCACAACCTGGAGACCGTGCCGCGCCTGTACAAGGCCGCGCGTCCGGGTTCGGACTACCAGTGGTCGCTGACCCTGCTGCAACGTTTCAAGCAGATGATGCCGCACATTCCGACCAAGTCCGGCCTGATGCTGGGCCTGGGCGAGACCGACGAAGAAGTCATCGAAGTCATGAAGCGCATGCGCGAGCACGACATCGACATGCTGACCCTCGGCCAGTACCTGCAACCGTCCCGCAGTCACTTGCCGGTGCAGCGCTTCGTGCACCCGGACACCTTCGCCTGGTTCGCCGAGGAAGGCTACAAGATGGGCTTCAAGAACGTTGCCTCGGGCCCGTTGGTACGCTCCTCGTATCACGCCGACGAGCAGGCCAAGCTGGTCAAGGCCGAGCTGATGTCGTCCTGA